One window from the genome of Musa acuminata AAA Group cultivar baxijiao chromosome BXJ1-4, Cavendish_Baxijiao_AAA, whole genome shotgun sequence encodes:
- the LOC103981902 gene encoding pollen-specific protein C13-like, which produces MANGSHAFAATCFLFAFLNAVVCVVSTPDIVVEGRVYCDTCRAGFETTATEYIAGAKVKLECKNYTTGEIIHTNQATTDATGKYQITVVDDHQEETCQVTLISSPRSDCSEISEGRNSALVVVTHNVGITSGVRYANSLGFLKEKPLETCGQLLLQYALGVDG; this is translated from the exons ATGGCTAACGGTTCTCATGCATTTGCTGCCACCTGCTTCCTCTTCGCCTTCCTCAACGCCGTCGTCTGCGTCGTCTCCACACCCGACATCGTTGTCGAAGGCCGCGTGTACTGCGACACTTGCCGTGCTGGTTTCGAGACCACCGCCACCGAGTACATTGCAG GCGCCAAGGTGAAGCTGGAGTGCAAGAACTACACGACCGGGGAGATCATCCACACCAACCAGGCGACGACAGATGCGACGGGAAAGTATCAGATCACGGTGGTTGACGACCACCAGGAAGAGACCTGCCAAGTGACGCTGATATCGAGCCCTCGCAGCGACTGCTCCGAGATCAGCGAGGGGAGGAACAGCGCCCTCGTCGTGGTCACCCACAACGTTGGGATCACCTCCGGCGTCCGCTATGCCAACTCCTTGGGCTTCCTCAAGGAGAAACCGCTCGAGACCTGTGGCCAGCTGCTGCTGCAGTATGCTTTGGGAGTTGACGGCTGA